The DNA segment CGGTGCTGGACGATCTCGTGACCCTCCGCAACCAGTGGCTCTTCGAGGGTTACCAGGAGCCCTCGGGCGAGCGGCCGGTGATCGGCATCCCGCGGACCATGTACACCTTCGAGCGATTTCAGCTCTGGCTGACGTTCTTCCGGGCGCTGGGCTACGACGTGCTGCTCTCGCCCACCACCAACCGGAAGATCGTGCTCGACGGGTACGACACGGTGGTGTCCGAACCGTGCTTCCCCATTAAGGTGGCCCACGGCCACGTCAAGCAGCTGCTGGACGAGAACGCCCGGTACATCTTCCTGCCCAACATCATCAACGCGGAGACCCCGTATCCCGAGGTGGAGAGCTTCATGTGCCCGTGGGGCCAGACGCTGCCGTTCGTGATCCGGTCGGCACCCTTCTTCCAGCGCTATGAGGACCGGATGCTCGTCCCCACGCTCCACTTCCGCGACGGTTTCGAGACGGTCGCCCGCGAGCTGTACGAGTACTTCCGGGACGCCGGGTTCAAGTTGCGCCGCAAGGACGTGCATGCCGCCCTGACCCAGGGGTACGCCGCCCAGGCGCGGTTCATCGAACGGATCCAGACCGCCGGCCGGACCGCCCTGCGGCGTCTGCAGGAGACCGGTGAGATCGGGATCATCCTGCTAGGGCGCCCGTACAACGTGAACGACCCCGGCGTGAATCTGGACGTACCGAAGAAACTGCGCGATTTTTACGGCGTCAACGTCATCCCCATGGACTTCCTGCCCATGGACGACGTGGACATCACCGACATCAACGACAACATGTTTTGGAACTACGGCCGGAAGATCCTCGCCGCCGCCAAGTTGACGAAGGAATTCCCCTATCTGCACAGCATCTACATCACCAACTTCAAGTGCGGACCGGACTCGTACGTCAAGCATTTCATGGGCAAGGCGGCGGGCAAGCCGGCCCTGATCCTCCAGTTTGACGCCCACTCCAACGACGCCGGCGTCATGACCCGTTGCGAAGCGTATCTGGACAGCAAAGGAGTTCTCCGATGGTGGAGCAAACAGCCCGAGACACGGCCCCCCCAGATGGCAACACGTTGAGGGGGAAAACTCTCTGGATACCCCGCATGAGCTACGGCGGGGCCAAGACCTTCGCGGCGGCGTTCCGCTCCGTGGGCATCATCGCCCACGAGTGCCCGGAGGCGGACGCCCGCGCCATGGAGCTGGGCTCCCGGGTCACCTCCGGCGACGAGTGCTACCCGGAGATGGTCACTTTGGGGACGTTCCTGCGCCTGGCCGAGCAGCCCGGCTTCGACCGCTCGCGCAACGCCTTCTTCATGCCCACCGCCGGCGGCCCGTGCCGTTTCGGACAGTACTCCCCGTTTGTGCGCAAGGTGCTCCATGACGTCGGCCTGGATGAAATCCAGGTCTTTTCCCCCACCAGCAAGGACGGCTACAAGGACATCGGCGGCAGCGCGGGAGAACTCATGCGCACCGCCTGGCGGGCGCTGGTGATCTCCGACATGCTGCGCAAGTTCCTCCACAAGACCCGTCCCTACGAGCGTACCGCCGGCGACGCCGACCAGGCGCACGAAGACAGTCTCAACGACGTGTGCGCCGTGCTGGAGCGGCCGGGCATGAAGCCCAAAGCCAAGCTTGATGCCCTGGCCGAAGCCATGACCCGCTGCCGCGATCGCTTCCGCGCCGTGCCGGCGGACTACTCCGAGCCGCGACCGCTGGTCGGCGTGGTGGGCGAGATCTTCTGCCGTCTGAACACGTTCAGCAACGAGGATTTGATTCGACGCATCGAGGCGCAGGGCGGGGAGGGCTGGCTCTCCGACATCACCGAGTGGGTCTGGTACACCAATTTCGAGACTTTCAAGCGGATCCGCGCCGCCGGCAAACAGGTTTCGCTCTCGATGCTCGGCGCCATCGTCAAGAACAAGATCCAGCGCCGTGACGAGCACGCCCTCGTCGGCATGCTCCACGACGACCTGGTGGGGTATGAGGAACCGGCCGACATCCGCACCGTACTTGACCACGCCATGCCGTACCTGCCGCATTACGGCGCGCTGGGCGAAATGGTGCTCAGCGTGGGCAAGGCGATCTACCTCTACCACCAGGGAGCCGACGGGATCGTGGACATCAGCCCGTTCACCTGCATGAACGGCATCACCTGCGAGGCGGTCTATCCGCGGGTGTCGGCCGAGCACGACAACATCCCCATCAAGAACTTCTACTTCGACGGCACCCAGAAGGACCTGGACACGGCCGTGGGCATCTTCCTGGAGCTGGCCCGGACCTACCGCCGCCGCAAGCAGCCGGTTCGCCGCCTGCCGGCGTACTTCCCCGCGGGCGCCAAGGCCTAGCCGCCAGACGGGTCTCGGGGCTCGGGTCTCGCTCCTAACAATCAACGATCAACTATCAACCATCAACTGACTCGGACTGCGGACCCGGGACCTAGGTTCTGGGTCCTGGTTCCCAGCTCCCAGACCCCAGGTCCCAGATCCCAGGTCCCAGGTCCCAGGTCCCAAGTCCCATTTCTCCGTTGCCACGGGCCCGCCAGCGGTGCGACAATTCGGAGCGGGTGGGATCACCGGTCTCGTTCAGCTCTGGCGGCCATAGCCGCCGACTAATCCTCCGGAGGCGACAGATGCCGCTCGGATTATTCGCGTCGGACCTACACGGGCACGCCGACCGGTACGAGAAGCTATTCACCGCGATGACGCGAGAGCAGCCGGGCGCCGTGTTCCTGGGCGGCGACTTGCTGCCGTCGGGCCTCTGGTCGCTGACCGCCGACGGCCCCCGCGACGAGGCGTTTCTCGAGCAGGTCTTGATCCCGGGTCTGAGCCGGGTCCGGGCGGCGCTCGGCGCCGCGTACCCCCGCGTGTTCCTGATTCTGGGAAACGATGACGCGCGCGCGGTGGAAACCCGCCTGCTGGTGGACGAGACGCTGGGGTTGTGGACCTACGCCCACGGCCGCCGCTGTGCCTGGGGCGACTACGACGTCTTCGGGTACGCGTTCATCCCGCCCACGCCGTTCCAGAACAAGGACTGGGAGCGCTACGACGTGTCGCGCTTCGTGGACCCCGGCTGCTCACCGCCCGACGGGGGGGTCCGCACCGTGCCCGTCAGCGAGCACGAGCTGGAGTACGGCACCATCGTTAGGGATTTGGCCCGGCTGGCGGGGGACCGCGACCTTGCGCGGAGCATCTGGCTGTTCCACGCGCCGCCCCACGACACGCCGCTCGACCGGGCGGCCCTGGACGGCCGGATGGTGGACCACGTGCCGGTGGACGTCCACGTGGGCAGCATCGCCGTGCGCCGCTTCATCGAGGCCCGCCAGCCGTGCGTCACTCTGCACGGGCACGTCCACGAAGCGGCGCGCCTCACGGGGCAGTGGCGGATGGAATGGGGGCGATCCCGAAGCTTCACGGCCGCGCATGACGGCCCGGAGCTGGCGCTGATCCTGTTCGATCCCGAACGTCCGGACGCCGACCGGCGGCTACTGCTCTGACGTTCCCGACTCGGTGCCTATCGGCAGGAGCCAGGCTCGGTCCGACACCGCGCTGATCCTCACGGCGAAGCTGCTCCGGCGGGCGATGTCGTCATCCGTGACGAGGTGGATGTCCAGCAACTCGCCGCATCGCTGGCCGGTCCGCTCGAAGTTCCACTGGTCGAGCACGGGATTCCACCGCCGCAGCTCAGCCAGGAGCGCGTCGCGCTGCGACTCGTCGCCGCGGACGTGGATCACCAGGTCGATGTCGCTGCACGGGCCGGCGACAGCGTTCTTGGTGCTGCCGATGAGGTAGCAGGCGACAACGCCCAGGCGCGCCGGATCCAGGCGGGCGGCGATGAGGCGCGCGGCGGACAGCCGCCATTCCCAGTGGCTCTTCCCCGGCGGCGGAGGCAGGTGTTCCGGATCAGTCATGCGGCGCTCCGTTGCAATCGTCTCGCGACTGGGGGCCGGCCGCCGGTTCCAGCCGCCGGTTCCAGTATAGCACGCGCCCACTCCCCCTCCTGCCGTGCTCGTAATCGTGCTCGTAATCGTAATTCGTACTCGTACTCGTACCTCGACTCAGAACGCTCACCACATAGTCACAAAGGGCACGAATGTATCAATATTTCATTGATCATTCATCAGCGGTCATTATGGAATTGTGGCTATTGATGATTGTTTAAATTTTTTTGGCTATTTGGGGAAGAGTCGGGTCGTGCCGATGCGACATCCGACTCATGAATTCCTTTGTTTGAATTCCGATATCCCAGACAGTTGATGGTTGATCGTTGCTTGCCGGGAACGAGCCCCGAGACCCGAGTCTCGATCACGATTACGAGCATGAATTGGTGAACTTGTGAACCTGTGAACGTCCGGACATGAGCCTCGAACCTCGCGCCTTGACATCCGATGTCCGAAGTCCGATGTCCGAAGTCCGATGTCCGATGTCCGTGTCATCCACACCGCGTGCCGCAATCCCTCTTGCCCCTTCAGGACTTCTGAAAGAGCGACCGGTCCACTCTCGGCCATTGAAGGGTCAGTAGCCAACCGGCCCAGCCGATGGTGCCGATCATCAACAGCAGGGCCAGGACCTGAACGCTCTGCGCCAGCGCCTGGTCGAACTCCAGCCAGCCCAGCCGGCCCAGGAGGTTCTGCCAGTCGTGATAGCCGGGCACCTCCCGGCCGGTGACGCCGCCCAACAACGGCAGCACCCCGGCCCGGGCGTCATTGATGTAGACGGCCACGTCCAGCAGGCTTTGCGCCAGCCACCACAGGCCGAAGGCCGCGCCGAACGGGTTCTTCCGCCGCAGGAACTCCGCCGCGAAGAGCAGCGGGACCAGGCACTGCAGGAGGGAGCCGCCCAGCACGCGCATGAAGTCACCGAATGGGATGAAGAGGATGTGGCCGGCTTCGTGGATCACCAGGTCGATCCCGTGCCACAGGGATGCAGTGCGCCACATCGTCTCCAGCGGCGTGGCGATGTAGAACCAGCCGAAGCCGAGGATCAGCAGAAACACCAGGACGCGGCCGGCGAACACGAACGGGTTCACTTCCGGCTCCACATGCAGCAACCATTCCCGCACCACGCGCATGCGAACCTCCCGCGGCATTGTATCGCGCCCGCGGAAAAAAAGCGACCCGCCTACCGGCGGGGCGACTCGATGGGCACCCCGTCCGCCGCGGCGTCCGGCCACCCCGCACCCGTCCCGGCGGACCGGATGCACTCGCCCAGCGGCATCACCCGCCTGGCCTCCACCGTGACGCTGCCGAATTCGTCCACTGCCTGGCCCTCCACGATGAAGGCGCCATAGTCCGCGGTGTAGTGGCCCCATTCCCGGTAACACTCCGGGAAAAGCACCGCCTCGAACAGACCCGACTCGTCGTCCAGGGTCAGGAATTTCATGTACTGCTTGTTTTTGGCGAACACCCGCCGCTGGGTGATCAGCCAGCCGGCCAGGCGCACCCGCCGGCCGGCCTTGGCGGACAGGTCGGCCGCCCGGTCCCGCGCCAGGCCGGCCAGCTCCGCCCGGTGCAGCTCCAGCGGGTGGTCGCTGACATAGAGCCCCAGCACCTCGGCCTCCTGGCGCAGCTTCTCCAGCGGCGTGAAGTCGGGGATGCGCGGCGTGATGGCGTCGGGGAAGACCAGCGCGGTCACGTCGTCGAAGCCCAGCAACCGCCCGCCGAGCGATTCGCGACGGCGCTTCACCGGCTCGTGCAGCACCGCCAGCCGCCACAGCAGCTCCGGCCGGTAGAACTCGAAGCAGTCCAGCGCCCCGCAGCGGATCAGGTTTTCCAGTTCAGGCCGCTCCGCCGGCACGCGCGCCAGGAAGTCCACGAAGGAGACGAACGGCCCGTCTCGGCGGGCCGCCAGGATCCGGTCCACGGTGGCCGCAGTCAGATCGCGCACCTGGGCCAGGCCCACCCGCACGGCGCGGCCCTCGGCGACGTAGTCGCGGCCGCTCCGGTTGATGTGGGGGAGCCGCACGGGGATCCCCCACCGGCGCGCCTCCAGCACGTAGGCGGCCGCG comes from the Acidobacteriota bacterium genome and includes:
- a CDS encoding zinc ribbon domain-containing protein, which gives rise to MRVVREWLLHVEPEVNPFVFAGRVLVFLLILGFGWFYIATPLETMWRTASLWHGIDLVIHEAGHILFIPFGDFMRVLGGSLLQCLVPLLFAAEFLRRKNPFGAAFGLWWLAQSLLDVAVYINDARAGVLPLLGGVTGREVPGYHDWQNLLGRLGWLEFDQALAQSVQVLALLLMIGTIGWAGWLLTLQWPRVDRSLFQKS